Proteins from one Doryrhamphus excisus isolate RoL2022-K1 chromosome 19, RoL_Dexc_1.0, whole genome shotgun sequence genomic window:
- the tmx1 gene encoding thioredoxin-related transmembrane protein 1 translates to MFHSCQRPKHRPLLCCLLLAVCLTAVPVSAKRDSLREVTDGNWEDILTGEWMIEFYAPWCPACQQLQPVWKEFADWGEDMGVNIAKVDVTEQPGLSGRFIITSLPTIYHCKDGIFRKYQGARTKDDFLSYIDAQKWKAVEPVSSWFGPSSFLMNSMSALFKLSMFIRRCHNYMTEHLGIPVWGSYVIFGLATLFSGLALGLLLVFIADFVFPSRRFSSPDYYQKKQTLEQARLIQQQQQEEEEEHEADGEEEDDDDDDEEEEEEYDDDVWRTQRRRHRGSPEGNPEPQGHLASGDALRKRVALSRQDKEDDDDDEEEDDT, encoded by the exons ATGTTCCACTCCTGTCAGCGACCAAAACATCGCCCGTTGCTGTGTTGTTTACTTTTGGCCGTGTGCCTCACAGCGGTGCCGGTGTCGGCCAAGCGGGACAGCCTCCGGGAAGTAACCGACGGCAACTGGGAGGATATCCTGACCGGAGAATGGATGATTGAATT CTACGCACCCTGGTGTCCTGCCTGCCAACAGCTACAGCCCGTCTGGAAGGAGTTTGCGGACTGGGGGGAGGACATGGGGGTCAACATAGCCAAGGTGGACGTGACGGAGCAACCAG GTCTTAGCGGGAGATTCATCATTACGTCACTTCCGACAATTTACCA CTGCAAAGACGGCATCTTCCGCAAGTACCAGGGCGCTCGCACCAAAGACGACTTCCTCAGCTACATCGACGCTCAAAAATGGAAAGCGGTGGAGCCGGTCTCCTCCTGGTTCGGGCCGTCGTCTTTTCT aatgAACTCAATGTCCGCTCTCTTCAAGCTCTCCATGTTCATAAGG CGTTGCCATAACTACATGACGGAACACTTGGGGATTCCCGTGTGGGGCTCGTACGTCATCTTCGGCCTGGCTACGCTGTTTTCCGGCCTCGCTCTCGGACTG CTGCTGGTGTTCATCGCCGACTTTGTCTTCCCCTCGAGACGATTCTCCTCTCCTGACTACTACCAGA AGAAGCAAACGCTGGAGCAAGCCAGGCtgatccagcagcagcagcaggaggaggaggaggagcacgaAGCCGAtggcgaggaggaggatgacgacgacgacgatgaagaggaggaggaagaataCGACGACGACGTATGGAGGACGCAACGACGGCGGCATAGGGGCTCCCCCGAGGGAAACCCGGAGCCCCAAGGGCACTTGGCGTCGGGCGACGCCCTCAGGAAGAGGGTGGCGCTCAGCCGCCAGGACAaggaggacgacgacgacgacgaggaggaggacgacaCATAA